In the genome of Sardina pilchardus chromosome 14, fSarPil1.1, whole genome shotgun sequence, one region contains:
- the LOC134101507 gene encoding leucine-rich repeat-containing protein 19-like: protein MTAGKERIMALCIVLLLCMGGLATSTVGTEVVEDFTNKTLKCIPEPSSENITKLILSNNFINLCSSDVAALSKYKNLTELDLSSNAISALPDNLLSSLPALRVLNLSHNNLSSLEPATQCDSLTELDLSHNHILSLPEDMFLRLPSLERLHLQGNRLNTLTKEIVSTQVEKLQLLALEDNPWNCSCEFVKLAKWINSTGLLTSTQATCATPPGKSILDDSVCAIESSKTPSPTDSNVGEDTNGSGGLPVVGNTWKFLVGVVVIALSTSVVIVCAVKSPSWYKLIFNYRHQRLREEEASHVSVTGRYSNFSLETEQTETSAHELDEGLDCEMPDDEELEDEDGFIEDRYIEPEDYKDHNES from the exons ATGACCGCAGGTAAAGAAAGGATCATGGCTTTGTGCATAGTGCTACTGCTGTGTATGGGAGGACTAGCAACGTCTACCGTTGGAACAGAG GTCGTAGAGGATTTCACCAACAAAACATTGAAATGTATCCCCGAGCCCTCTTCTGAAAACATCACCAAGTTGATTCTcagcaacaacttcataaaCCTGTGCAGCTCAGACGTGGCTGCTCTGAGCAAGTACAAGAACCTGACAGAACTCGATCTCAGCAGCAATGCCATCAGTGCCCTGCCTGATAACCTGCTGTCCAGCCTCCCTGCACTGAGAGTCCTCAACCTCTCCCACAACAACCTCAGTTCGCTGGAGCCCGCCACGCAGTGTGACTCGCTGACTGAGCTGGATCTCTCCCACAACCACATACTGTCCCTGCCTGAGGACATGTTTTTGAGGTTGCCCAGCCTGGAGAGACTTCACTTGCAGGGCAACAGACTCAACACGCTAACAAAGGAAATAGTCTCAACACAGGTCGAGAAATTACAGCTGTTAGCTTTGGAGGACAATCCTTGGAACTGCTCTTGCGAGTTTGTGAAGCTTGCCAAATGGATTAACAGCACCGGTTTACTAACAA GTACTCAAGCAACATGTGCCACACCACCAGGCAAAAGCATCCTCGACGACAGCGTGTGCGCTATTGAATCGTCAAAGACACCTTCTCCCACAG ACTCCAATGTAGGTGAGGACACCAACGGTAGTGGAGGACTCCCGGTGGTTGGGAACACCTGGAAGTTCCTTGTCGGGGTAGTGGTCATTGCCCTCAGCACGTCGGTGGTCATCGTTTGCGCCGTGAAGTCGCCCTCCTGGTACAAGCTGATCTTCAACTACAGGCACCAGCGCCTGCGCGAGGAGGAGGCGTCCCACGTCTCGGTCACGGGACGCTACTCCAACTTCAGCCTGGAGACGGAGCAGACGGAGACCAGCGCCCACGAGCTGGACGAGGGACTGGACTGCGAGATGCCCGACGACGAGGAGTTGGAGGACGAGGACGGCTTCATAGAGGACCGCTACATTGAGCCGGAGGACTACAAAGACCACAACGAATCCTGA